A window from Pyrococcus yayanosii CH1 encodes these proteins:
- a CDS encoding formate--phosphoribosylaminoimidazolecarboxamide ligase has product MVRIATYASHSALQILKGAKDEGFETVAFGKARVRPLYTKYFPVADHFIEGEYPEEKLLRLNAIVIPTGSFVAHLGVELVERMRVPYYGNKAVLRWESDRNLERKWLERARLRLPRVYDDPDDIDKPVIVKPHGARGGRGYFLAKSPEDFWRKAEKLGIRDKEDLKGVQIQEYVIGVPVYPHYFYSKLNGELELMSVDRRYEANADSLGRIPAGEQLDLKIEPNYTVVGNIPIVLRESLLMDVIEAGERVVKAAEELMGGLWGPFCLEGVFTEDLEFVVFEISARIVAGTNPFVNGSPYTWLRYGEPMSTGRRIAREIRHAIEEDKLEEIIT; this is encoded by the coding sequence ATGGTGAGGATAGCGACCTATGCATCCCATTCGGCCTTACAAATCCTGAAGGGGGCTAAGGACGAAGGGTTTGAAACGGTTGCCTTTGGAAAGGCTAGGGTGAGACCCCTCTACACGAAGTACTTTCCGGTGGCCGACCACTTCATCGAGGGAGAGTATCCCGAGGAGAAGCTTCTTAGGCTGAATGCAATAGTCATCCCAACTGGTTCTTTCGTGGCTCACTTGGGAGTTGAGCTCGTCGAGAGGATGAGGGTTCCCTATTACGGCAACAAGGCCGTGCTCAGGTGGGAGAGCGATAGGAACCTTGAGCGAAAGTGGCTCGAAAGGGCCAGGCTCAGACTTCCGAGGGTCTATGACGATCCCGACGACATAGATAAGCCCGTTATAGTCAAACCTCACGGCGCAAGGGGTGGCAGGGGCTACTTCCTCGCTAAGAGTCCAGAGGATTTCTGGAGAAAGGCAGAGAAGCTCGGCATTAGAGACAAAGAAGATCTAAAAGGTGTTCAAATCCAGGAATACGTAATTGGTGTGCCAGTTTATCCTCACTACTTCTACTCGAAGCTCAACGGCGAGCTCGAGCTCATGAGCGTGGACAGGCGCTACGAGGCCAACGCGGATTCCCTTGGAAGGATTCCTGCGGGAGAGCAGCTTGACCTGAAGATAGAGCCCAACTACACGGTGGTGGGGAACATCCCAATAGTCCTTAGGGAGAGTCTGCTAATGGACGTCATCGAGGCAGGAGAAAGAGTCGTTAAGGCGGCCGAAGAGCTCATGGGGGGTCTTTGGGGTCCCTTCTGTCTCGAGGGGGTCTTCACGGAGGATCTCGAGTTCGTTGTTTTTGAAATTTCGGCGAGAATAGTGGCGGGAACTAACCCTTTCGTCAACGGCTCCCCCTACACATGGCTGAGGTATGGGGAACCCATGAGCACGGGTAGGAGGATTGCCCGTGAGATTAGACATGCTATCGAGGAAGACAAGCTTGAGGAGATAATCACTTAA
- a CDS encoding thiamine ABC transporter substrate-binding protein produces the protein MKKLFGVFLLTLLVVGCIGGPETSTEEKKLVVYAYDSLEYWLKEVIPEFEKEYNVTVELVLVGGTGELLNRLILEKDNPKADVVVGIDSTYLAKAINADILEPYKPKNADVIPEWIIESFDPSFHLTPFDYGYIAINYRKDEVSEPPQSLEDLTKPEWKGKLVIEDPRTSSPGMAFLLWTIAVYGDDWLDYWARLRDNNVQIVKSWSAAWNAFSQGEFPLVLSYSTSPAATVYYENNTNVGAIAFKEGNYLQIEGAGIVKGAKHPELAKAFIEFLISEEAQSKLPTTQWMYPVNKNVQLPPVYEYAVKVEKPVTLDPKLIAENYKKWLDQWVAVVVEGKSPDEVREG, from the coding sequence ATGAAGAAGCTATTCGGGGTTTTCCTCCTGACCCTCCTCGTGGTTGGGTGCATAGGGGGACCAGAGACGTCCACAGAAGAAAAAAAGCTCGTCGTATACGCCTATGACAGCCTCGAGTACTGGCTCAAGGAGGTAATCCCCGAGTTTGAAAAAGAATACAATGTCACCGTCGAGCTCGTGCTCGTAGGAGGAACGGGTGAGCTCCTCAACAGGTTGATACTCGAGAAGGACAACCCCAAGGCCGACGTCGTCGTTGGAATTGACAGCACTTACCTGGCCAAGGCAATAAACGCGGACATCCTTGAACCTTACAAGCCCAAGAACGCGGACGTTATTCCCGAGTGGATAATCGAGAGCTTCGACCCAAGCTTCCACCTTACACCCTTCGACTATGGCTACATAGCGATTAACTACCGCAAGGATGAGGTCTCAGAACCACCACAGAGCCTCGAAGATCTCACAAAGCCTGAATGGAAGGGTAAGCTCGTCATAGAGGATCCGAGAACGAGCTCCCCAGGTATGGCCTTCCTCCTCTGGACGATAGCCGTTTATGGCGACGACTGGCTCGATTACTGGGCCAGGCTCAGGGACAACAACGTCCAGATAGTCAAGAGCTGGAGTGCAGCTTGGAACGCCTTCAGCCAAGGTGAATTCCCCCTTGTCCTGAGCTACTCCACTTCCCCAGCGGCCACCGTCTACTATGAAAACAACACCAACGTGGGTGCCATCGCCTTCAAGGAGGGCAACTACCTGCAAATAGAGGGTGCCGGGATAGTAAAAGGGGCCAAGCACCCAGAGCTTGCCAAGGCCTTCATAGAGTTCCTCATAAGTGAGGAAGCCCAGTCAAAGCTCCCAACGACCCAGTGGATGTATCCCGTTAACAAGAACGTCCAGCTACCGCCTGTGTACGAGTACGCCGTAAAGGTAGAGAAGCCGGTAACCCTCGACCCCAAGCTCATCGCCGAGAACTACAAGAAGTGGCTTGACCAATGGGTGGCGGTCGTCGTCGAAGGCAAGAGTCCAGATGAGGTTAGAGAAGGCTAA
- a CDS encoding ABC transporter ATP-binding protein yields MVRVRLEGIRLRREGFELFIPELEVKEGELFTLLGPSGCGKTTTLRIIAGLEEAEGRVLFGERDVTRVPPHERNVGIVFQDYALFPHMTVFENVAFGLRMRRISRQEIEDRVREVLELVGLRGFEDRYPEQLSGGQQQRVAIARALVIEPEVLLLDEPLSNLDAKIRERLRSEIRRIVREVGITTVYVTHDQEEAMAISDRMAVMKDGRILEIGKPLELYYRPKTEFVASFLGISNIIELRAEGGTACLGELCFDVGLEGKVRVFFRPENIIIGEGAEAEVLSYELLPGRIRLRLSIEGVELIAEELLSRLPFSPEEVPKKVRIKVKAFSLL; encoded by the coding sequence GTGGTGAGGGTGAGGCTTGAAGGAATACGCCTAAGGAGGGAGGGGTTTGAGCTCTTCATTCCCGAACTCGAAGTTAAAGAGGGCGAGCTCTTCACGCTCCTTGGCCCAAGCGGTTGCGGCAAGACGACGACCCTCCGGATAATAGCCGGGCTAGAGGAGGCCGAAGGAAGGGTCCTCTTTGGAGAGAGGGATGTGACGAGGGTTCCGCCCCATGAGAGGAATGTGGGCATAGTCTTCCAGGACTATGCATTATTTCCACACATGACCGTCTTTGAGAACGTTGCCTTCGGCCTCAGGATGAGGAGAATCTCTCGCCAAGAGATTGAGGACCGGGTGAGGGAGGTTCTGGAGCTTGTGGGTTTGAGAGGCTTCGAAGACCGCTATCCGGAGCAGCTGAGTGGAGGTCAGCAACAGAGGGTTGCCATAGCTAGGGCCCTCGTGATAGAACCCGAGGTCCTGCTCTTAGACGAGCCCCTTAGTAACCTCGACGCCAAGATAAGGGAGAGGCTGAGGTCGGAGATTAGAAGAATCGTTAGAGAGGTTGGGATAACCACCGTCTATGTCACTCACGACCAGGAAGAGGCCATGGCCATTAGCGACAGGATGGCCGTTATGAAGGACGGAAGAATTCTTGAGATAGGAAAGCCGTTGGAGCTTTACTACCGGCCAAAAACAGAGTTCGTGGCAAGTTTCTTAGGAATCTCCAACATCATCGAGCTGAGAGCTGAGGGAGGCACGGCATGCCTTGGAGAACTCTGCTTCGACGTTGGCCTTGAGGGAAAAGTTCGGGTGTTCTTCAGGCCTGAGAATATCATCATCGGGGAGGGAGCCGAGGCGGAGGTTCTCAGCTACGAGCTCCTTCCGGGTAGGATAAGGCTTAGATTGTCCATCGAGGGCGTGGAGTTGATTGCGGAGGAGCTCTTAAGTAGGCTCCCGTTTTCTCCCGAGGAAGTCCCAAAAAAGGTTAGGATAAAGGTGAAGGCGTTTAGCCTTCTCTAA
- a CDS encoding ABC transporter permease, translating into MRSKILLLASLSALALLFYYPVVSILVWGFSPSTLLEVLRDEYYRRVIAFTFWQAILSTLLTLAIGLPGAYLFANYEFPGKRVLKALLTVPFVMPSVMVALGFIVLFGRSGMVASLIGRDPGILYSWKAIILAHAFYNFPVVLRMVSALWERISPSYEEVASTLGAKGFTLFFSVTLPMLLPGLAAAGMLTFIFCFMSFSIPLILGGYRYTTLEVAIFTSIMTLLDFRTGSALALLQMAFSFTFMYLYLNLLDEYSRASSQGIIRRQRRVSLGDLLTVKGLVMLLYFAFITAFILGPLFAVVYSSLIYGDRLSLEWYKRLFSEEYNPLFGTNVLGIIKNSLLFGFSTVVLATLLALLTAYVSHRWSFRGKRVFDTLATLPLASSPIVLGLGYLLAFREFVGSPLLIIMAHTTMAYPFALRSISAALKKVGVSVREAAMSLGATELRAFLNVELPLALGGLIVGAIFSFAMSMAELGATYMLYKPEYTTMTIAVYRYIGARQFGPASALAVLLMVISAIGFMIIERVGEEAW; encoded by the coding sequence ATGAGGTCTAAGATACTCTTGCTGGCATCTCTCTCGGCCCTCGCGCTCCTCTTCTACTACCCGGTAGTGTCCATACTCGTATGGGGCTTCTCTCCCTCCACCCTCCTTGAGGTGCTGAGAGATGAATATTACCGGCGTGTAATCGCCTTCACCTTTTGGCAGGCCATCCTATCCACGCTCTTAACCCTTGCAATCGGCCTTCCCGGGGCGTATCTCTTCGCTAACTACGAATTTCCTGGAAAGAGAGTTTTGAAGGCTCTTCTGACGGTTCCCTTTGTCATGCCAAGTGTCATGGTGGCCCTCGGTTTCATAGTCCTCTTCGGTAGAAGTGGGATGGTGGCATCACTTATTGGGAGAGACCCTGGCATCCTCTACAGCTGGAAGGCTATAATTTTGGCCCACGCCTTCTATAACTTCCCCGTGGTCTTGAGGATGGTCTCCGCTCTCTGGGAGAGGATAAGCCCATCATACGAAGAGGTCGCCTCGACGCTTGGAGCGAAGGGCTTTACCCTGTTCTTCAGCGTGACCCTGCCGATGCTCCTCCCTGGCCTCGCAGCAGCTGGCATGCTCACGTTCATATTCTGCTTCATGAGCTTCTCAATACCCCTGATACTCGGTGGCTACCGCTACACCACTCTTGAGGTCGCGATATTCACGTCTATAATGACGCTCCTCGACTTTAGAACGGGCTCTGCCCTCGCCCTCCTCCAGATGGCCTTCAGCTTCACGTTCATGTACCTCTACCTTAACCTCTTGGACGAGTACTCAAGGGCAAGCTCCCAGGGCATCATCAGGAGACAAAGGCGTGTCTCATTAGGAGACCTTCTAACGGTGAAAGGTCTCGTAATGCTCCTATACTTCGCATTCATAACGGCCTTTATCCTCGGTCCTCTCTTTGCAGTTGTTTACAGCTCTCTAATCTACGGAGACCGTTTGTCTTTGGAATGGTACAAGAGGCTGTTCTCTGAGGAATACAACCCACTCTTCGGCACGAACGTGCTGGGGATAATCAAGAACTCCCTCCTGTTCGGTTTCTCGACGGTCGTCTTGGCGACCCTTCTCGCCCTTTTGACAGCCTACGTTTCTCACAGATGGAGTTTTAGGGGCAAGAGGGTATTTGATACTCTCGCAACGCTTCCGCTGGCATCTTCTCCTATAGTCCTCGGTCTCGGATACTTACTCGCCTTCCGGGAGTTCGTCGGCAGTCCCCTTCTGATAATAATGGCCCACACCACAATGGCTTACCCCTTTGCCCTTCGCTCCATTTCTGCAGCCTTAAAAAAAGTTGGAGTCAGCGTAAGGGAGGCGGCCATGAGCCTTGGAGCAACGGAGCTGAGGGCATTCCTCAATGTGGAACTCCCCCTCGCACTCGGTGGCCTCATCGTGGGTGCCATATTCTCCTTCGCAATGAGCATGGCGGAGCTGGGTGCTACTTACATGCTCTACAAGCCCGAATACACGACGATGACAATAGCCGTTTACCGGTATATAGGGGCCAGGCAGTTCGGACCAGCTTCAGCTCTTGCGGTCCTCCTAATGGTTATATCGGCCATCGGCTTCATGATAATTGAGAGGGTGGGTGAGGAAGCGTGGTGA
- the pdxT gene encoding pyridoxal 5'-phosphate synthase glutaminase subunit PdxT — protein sequence MIRVGVIGVQGDVQEHVDAVTQALKRMGVEGEAFWLRRKEQLEKVDAIIIPGGESTTISRLMLKNGLFEPVRKLGEEGLPIMGTCAGLIMLSKEVEGATKEQRFLELLDVRVNRNAYGRQVDSFEAPLRLAFSDEPFTGVFIRAPQIIKLLSEKVKPIAWLGERIVGVEQGNIMGLEFHPELVDDTRVHEYFLRKVL from the coding sequence ATGATTAGGGTTGGCGTCATAGGGGTTCAGGGCGACGTCCAGGAGCATGTGGACGCTGTCACACAAGCTCTTAAGAGGATGGGCGTCGAGGGTGAAGCATTTTGGCTAAGGAGGAAGGAGCAGCTTGAAAAGGTTGACGCGATAATCATCCCTGGGGGAGAGAGCACGACAATATCACGGCTCATGCTCAAGAACGGCCTCTTCGAGCCTGTTAGGAAGCTGGGAGAGGAAGGCCTGCCCATAATGGGCACTTGTGCTGGCCTTATAATGCTGTCAAAGGAAGTTGAAGGGGCCACGAAGGAGCAGCGTTTCCTGGAGCTCCTCGACGTGAGGGTGAACAGAAACGCCTACGGCCGCCAGGTCGATTCTTTTGAGGCTCCTTTGAGGCTGGCCTTCAGTGATGAACCCTTCACGGGCGTCTTCATAAGGGCCCCCCAGATTATAAAGCTCCTCAGCGAGAAGGTTAAGCCCATAGCGTGGCTTGGTGAGAGAATCGTTGGGGTTGAGCAGGGCAACATAATGGGATTGGAATTCCACCCGGAGCTTGTCGACGACACGAGGGTCCACGAGTACTTCCTCCGAAAAGTCCTTTAG
- the pdxS gene encoding pyridoxal 5'-phosphate synthase lyase subunit PdxS: MGKLDVIMEKGTERLKRGFAKMVKGGVIMDVTNAEQARIAEEAGAVSVMALHKVPADIRKAGGVARMAPIEKIQEIMDAVTIPVMAKVRIGHEAEARILEALGVDMIDESEVLTPADPFFHIYKKKFTVPFVCGARNLGEAVRRIWEGAAMIRTKGEAGTGNIIEAVRHVRLVNENIRLIQRMTDEQIYGVAERFAEPYLRLAFSVKEISGLPKQVLENEPIYEGFTYREIVEGLYKILLEIKKLGRLPVVNFAAGGVATPADAALMMAMGMDGVFVGSGIFKSSNPPKMARAIVEAVNHWDEPDVLAEISREIGEPMRGQDIAELAVRMEERGI, from the coding sequence ATGGGTAAGCTCGATGTGATTATGGAGAAGGGTACCGAGAGGCTGAAGAGGGGCTTCGCGAAGATGGTTAAAGGTGGCGTCATAATGGACGTTACCAACGCGGAACAGGCTCGCATAGCGGAAGAGGCTGGTGCCGTTTCTGTCATGGCCCTTCACAAGGTTCCCGCCGACATCAGGAAGGCAGGTGGAGTGGCCAGGATGGCGCCCATCGAGAAGATACAGGAGATAATGGATGCTGTCACGATCCCGGTCATGGCGAAGGTCAGGATTGGCCACGAGGCCGAGGCGAGGATACTTGAGGCCCTCGGCGTTGATATGATAGACGAGAGCGAAGTTCTAACTCCCGCAGACCCGTTCTTCCACATATACAAGAAGAAGTTCACCGTCCCCTTTGTCTGCGGCGCCAGGAACCTTGGCGAGGCCGTGAGGAGGATATGGGAAGGGGCGGCGATGATAAGGACCAAGGGAGAGGCTGGGACCGGCAACATCATCGAGGCGGTCAGGCACGTTCGCCTTGTCAACGAGAACATAAGGCTCATACAGAGGATGACGGACGAGCAGATTTACGGTGTAGCAGAGAGGTTCGCGGAGCCCTATCTGAGGCTGGCCTTCAGCGTCAAGGAGATCAGTGGCCTACCCAAGCAGGTCCTTGAAAACGAGCCCATCTACGAGGGCTTCACCTATAGGGAGATAGTCGAGGGCCTTTACAAGATACTGCTCGAGATTAAGAAGCTCGGCAGGCTTCCCGTCGTTAATTTCGCAGCCGGTGGCGTTGCCACGCCCGCGGATGCCGCTTTAATGATGGCGATGGGAATGGACGGCGTATTCGTGGGTAGTGGAATATTCAAGAGCTCCAACCCGCCAAAGATGGCGAGGGCAATCGTCGAGGCCGTCAATCACTGGGACGAGCCCGATGTCCTTGCGGAGATAAGCAGGGAGATAGGAGAGCCCATGCGCGGCCAGGACATAGCAGAGCTCGCCGTGAGGATGGAGGAGAGGGGCATCTAA